DNA sequence from the Thunnus albacares chromosome 22, fThuAlb1.1, whole genome shotgun sequence genome:
AAAATGATAGAAGTAGTTGTGtagagaatgaaaaatgaaaagagagcCTGAAGCTTCAAACTCTGCTATTCAAAACCTTTCACACCCCTAGacacctggccaatcacagagTAAAGTGGGCGTGATTGCCAGTTTTAGAAAGCTAGAAAAGttatagtttgtgtgtgtgtgtggaactgGGGGTATTCCTATTTTATAATTCAACAAGCACTCCTTTTGAAGCACACCGCCTCTTGCTTCTAGTGAATGTGAACAGTTCAACAccatggtaaatggactgtacttttAGAGCATCTTTCTAGTCgtccgaccactcaaagcgcttttacactacgaatcacattcacccattcatatgctgaatgggtactggggctgccatgcaaggtcccaacctgcccatcagaggaaatctaatcattcacacacattctcatactgatggcacagccatcaggagcttaagtatcttgctcaaggacacattgacatgtgaactggaggagccgggaatcgaactggcgatcttccgattagtggacgacccgctcgacttcctgagccacagccgcccccaTGAATAACTTTGAGAAGAGACTGTCCGAAAGTGTGCTCTGCTTCCCtcttttaattgattatcacATTTTGCCCCACTCTATGAGGGCAGGCTTTTCACCCCACATTCAAGTGTGGCCATTTGGATAAATTATAAACACTTATGCCTCTAAACGTGGTCTAACAACAGGTCTTACAATCTACTTTGTTTCAAGCATAACCTGGCCTTAAAAGGAAATCTATCAGTTATCCCAGCGTAGCACTTTTACTCTATAACACATTATTAATATACACCCTGcacaaaaaataacagattgcCATCATAGTGATTTGGATACATATCGGAACTTCTTGGgtaaattttaaaatatgactAGCAATTAGAcacataaaattacaaataaaaggcaTATTATTGGGCTTCTTGCTTAGGTCTTCTTTAATCATGGCTTTTGCTACAGTGctcatattatatattatacaatattttgttttccaaTAAAAGACAATCTACAGTGCATCTAAAAGTCATTCTTTAATTCAGcatgaaacatttattcaaCTAAATATCTGACTTTTGCTCTGTTCGTGTATGATGTACTGTTGTGAAGTGATTTATTCTCCTTATTAACCATCACATCTTCCACCTTCCCCTCCTCTGCATTCTCTGCttttcccatcatcctcagTGGCAACAGATGCCCACCGTGTTGTTGGGTGGTAGTGTTTACCACCTGACAACAGTGAGCTCCCCCCTTGTCTTTAGTCAGGAAGTAAAGGAGGGCATTGAGCCATGCGTTGAATGATGCCAAGGGCCTCGTGATCTTGTAGCACATGGAGACCATGGTCATGGTGTGACAGGGAACTCCCTTGGTCACTTTCAACAGGAGAAAGATAGTTCTGGTAACATGGAAGGGgaagaaacacagagcaaagaggagggtgatggtgatgatggtctTGATAGATTTTCGTCTGCGATTGGCATACGGGGAGTGAGTGCCAAGGAAAATGGAAATCCCTTCTTCTCTTCCCAGTGCCCTTGACAGTCCAttgcttcctcttctctctcgtCCAACTATTCTAGGGCTACTCCTTTCTCGTCTGTCCATTCCCTCACGTCTTCCCTCTCTTGGACCTCTGTGGGACGAGGGTTGAGAATGCAGAGTCCTAAATATGGTCAGAACTACGTGAGAGTAACACCAAGCAATTATGGAAAAAGGCACAAAGAAGCCTAACAAATGGAGGATGATGCCATAGGGCACATAATCAGAAAACTCTTTATCAATGGCATCATCCCAACAGTTCTGGTACTCTTCAACCATCCCTCCCCAGTTACCCTGGCTGGTATTACCGTTTATCAACAATTGCTCATGGTTGGGGTTGTCAGCACTGCTTGCATTGCCGCCAAGCCCTGCCAATCTTGTGACATGACCAGTCTGAGCAAACCGGAAGATAGGACAGGTCAGAGCAAACACTACAATCCAAACCAGGACACATGTGCACTTTACAGCCTTCTTGGTCTCTAGTGTAATGACTTTCATTGGGTGGCAGATACCAAGGTACCTGTGGACAGAGATGCAAGTGAGGAAGAAGATGGAGCAGTAGAGGTTAAAGTAGAAAAGAAAACGGACCAGTCGGCACATGAAGTCCCCAAAAACCCAGCGGTCACGCATTATGTAACTGGCCACAAGGAAAGGCAGTGATAGACCGTACATAAAGTCTGTGGAGGCCAGGTTCACCATGTAGATCAGCGAAGCATTCCAGCGCTTGGTTCGACGAAAGGAACGGAAGAGGACGACAGAGTTGAGGGAGATGCTAAAGATGAAGGTGAATGAGTAACAGATGGGGAGAAAGATGTACTTGTAGGACTCATCAATGCTGCAAGACGGAGGTGCAGGGGTAGTGGAGGGAGTGGAAAAAGGTGAGAAGGAGCTTAGGAAGTCATGGAGTATAGAGACAGTGATGTTTTGAGAAACTCCACTGCTGGATGCCATCATGAGGGATTAAGTGATTTTCACGTGAGCAAGAAGCTGAACAAAGCTGTGGGTTGTACGTCTGGCATTCTCTCAGGCTTCCTCTCTGTCATCCTTGTACTCCgtgatgtgaaatgttttgtagGATCCTTTACAGTATACTCTAGCTGACTTTAGATGGTCAGGTCCAGGAGTGGGTGTTCACCTAAAGATAAAGAGACAAATTAGTCATAGTCACTTAATCTGATTAACTTTATCTCAATTTACTAGAGTAATCTGAATATTTTACTGGCTCTATGCACAAAACAACCATATCAGTGGAGGTTTGCAAGTATTGCTGATCAATgccagtcagtcagacagttaTTTGAATGGCAGCTAAGATTGTAAGCTCTACAACAGAGTCATGTCATACTTACCACTCTGCTACTGTGAGTTTCTCTTCTCTAACCgaaatactgttttcattcattattttttttccaattctACTTCTACTTTGCCATTTCTTTGATTGCTGAATGCTCCTTTCAATGAATCTCAGATGTTTAACATTAAACATTGTGAAGATATGCAACCTCAAGTATTCTTTCTGAAATTGCTTTTTATTCACCCACTGTTTCCAGCAAAGAAGTGGAAACTGGCTCAGTTTTACAGCAACATTATGCAACGTCATGTGGCAACACAAGCTTTGGCCAATTAaatatgtgtgcacacatattacattacacattacagGTAACGTGAAGAGTTAAATTCTACTGTTTACCTGGCATTTGCCATGACTGAAGATAAAATGATCGTTGCCATGATAACGTTGCAGTTATAAGAtcctgtttcattttattataaacCACTGTAAAGTGTTTTGGTGTTTAGAAGGCCTTCAGACTCATGGATCTATCAGTCAAACTCATACTTTGTTGATCACCTGACCCTTCGTCTAGTGCCACACCAGGTCaaaattttcaatttttcagtgaaatatctcaacatctactgacTAGTGCTGGTACAAAATTTTATGAATGCATCCTAAAGACTTGGGTGAtgccctgacttttcctctagtgccaccatatacacatgtataaattattataatagcaggatacattttttggtgtagattaaaatgtttcaacaactGTTGGGTGGATATCCATGAGAtttagtacagacattcatgatgatgatgaactgCACTAACTTTGTTGATCCTCTGAaatttcatctagcgccatcatcaggtcaaaatgtcaatTTGTCCAACACCCGCAAAATTAATAAcagtcccatcagcctcagttgcaCTTCATATTTAGTGCTACTTGGCAAATGTTGGCATCCTAACATGCTAAAGTAaaatgaacatggtaaacatcacCTCATTAACATCAGCCACATTGTTAGTATTGCCTTTTGAACATATTAGTATGCTaaaattagcatttagctcaagaCATCACTTTaagcacagcctcacagagctgccagTTGCTGTTGACTCTTAATCTATCTCAAATCCTCTTGAAAAAACTGTCTACATTTGTTTTCTTGGCTCATATTGAGGTGGGTGACTGGAAAGAGGTAGTACTTTCTACTACCCCACCTTCCCCTGTCGTTTGACTGTTGACTAGGGCCTTTGCACAATGTGTTGACCTCCTGTTGTATGCTGCTGATTCTTAGTGCTTGTTTGCCTTCCTGTGCACAAGGGTATGCTGCTGATTCAGTCTCTTCTCACCCCATTAACTCAGCAATAAGTAACCACGCTTCCCCTAGGTGTCTCCATGCATCCATCTGTACATTGGTCATACTCTCACTCTACATACTATGTCAGAGATGACCTCACAATCCcaaattttaatcaaattttcaCATATACAGGACCTACAGCAACATCTAAGCCAACATTTtccaaataaacaacatttactCAGGTGATGCTTCACCATCAGCTGTACCCCTGCATATTAGGATCAGCACACAAGCAGGTGCAactctgtatgtttgtgcaaGTGTTAAGTGAGCCATCGCCAGGTTATACCACCACTTCACCACGGAGTTCAAGTAAATAAGGGTAATGTGTCAACCAGTAACATGACATATTAGCATGTACATCTACATCCTATAACCTAAACATGATCTTACAACCTATGAGAGTCTCACTGATATGCTGAAGTTTAATGATTCTGTCTCACAGCTAAAAACAAGAGCAAAGCACAACATTTTAGAACTGATTTCTGGTGTTAATGGTTTATGAAATAACACACATTAATGTAGTAAACCATTAATATAATCATTTGCATCAGGTGGTGTAATTACCGTTTTAAAGGTTAAGCTCTTTGACTACAAATCACACTAtactttttaataaataattttgcagACAATCAACCAAATTGCTGTAATTGCagtgaaaaactgtaaataaacagtgaaagGTCTCCATGGCATTACCTCATGATAACAACTTAAGTTCACAAAAGTGAATTCAGACTTGTTCACTTTGATGAATTATACAACTTTAGCAATTTTCAAGAGTCTGTTAATTGACACaaaatggaaaccaatggcttCCTAAAAGGTTaggaaaaaacagacagactttAAATCACAGATATCCATTTTGCAAACCTGCTGCAATGTTTTACTGTTCTACTCTTCCATTGGTTCCCATTAATTTTTGTATGATATGTAAATCTATTAGTTGTTCCTTGAAACTTACTGGATGTTAAGATTTGATGTTCACCACAAGGATTAGACATCTCACCCAAGTTATAATACCATatggaaatgaatggaaactaATGGCTGCCTGAAATGGTATagaaaaacatccaaaatgTAAAGTATACATGATGTGTAGTTAAGGAGCTCAAACACAATGGATGCAAACACATTCCTTTAAGACAGGTTAACTAAAGATCTTACATACAAACATCATGCATTCTTGTTCAAGCACATTCAGCTCTATCATTGATAAATAATTGGCATATTTTTTATGAGGCTTTGTTAAAGGTAAGTACCacattttctttgattttctcTGTGGAGTTTAGGATGATAGGCCAGTCAGTTATCTTGAAAAACTGACAGCAAGAAGTGTAAAGTATATTAGTTTCAACAAACTGTAGAGGTAAGCAATAGTTTGGCTTGGATTTTAGAGGTGATCAAATTTTGCTGCTGCTACTGAAATGCATTAAATCTGcttaaaaataaattgtgtttttttttacgagcccatcaataaaaatgaatattttctgtccAAAACAAGAAGTGAACAGTACTGGATAGAAGCCAAATCAAAGTTGTTTTCCAGGAGTGGCTACTAGCTTCTGAGAAAACCGGGGATACACAAAGTCCAGCCTGTTGTATCATCTCCCTCTGAAttaatattcactctcattaAGAAATGTTCCAGGGCAGTTTTTGAATGTACTCAAAATTAGttaagaaaacaaatcattaaactgatatttaaaaatgaactgttttaCTGCTTTGGCAAATGCTCTGGACCAAAACTAATTGCTATGAAGTCTGTATGTGTAAATGGAACTGCATCTAACTCATAAATACCTGCATCACTGCAATCTGCTGTTCAACAAAGAGCTTACCTGTGCCAGCACCGACTTTTGCTCCATATGGCTCCTGTTCTATCTGTCCCCCATCAGAATAAtcacaagaaaatacaaaaacatcCAAAAGGATTTGCCTGCAGTGCAACTACATAACAGCAGCTTCAAAAACACCTTTTCCTGGTTATtcaaaaaaaaactcagcaaaCATGAGTTGTAAACAATGACAGTCTTGCTATTGCAGTCTGTGACCTTGACTGTTTGACTACTTCAGCTTTCACCTTTTTCTGGTGCTTCTCTGAATAGTCCAACCAGTTTCTATGGTAAttcagtccctccctctgtccctctgtgtgtCATCCAGTTCTTCTTCCCCACTTcacctctgtgtatgtgtgtatgtgtgtgtgtgtgtgtgtgtgtgtgtgtgtgtgtgagagagagagagagagagagagagagagagagaaagagagagagagagagagagagagagagagagagagagagagagagagagagagagagctcagaCTGCCTCTCTGCTCACCTGTTGATATA
Encoded proteins:
- the si:dkey-6n21.13 gene encoding P2Y purinoceptor 3 → MMASSSGVSQNITVSILHDFLSSFSPFSTPSTTPAPPSCSIDESYKYIFLPICYSFTFIFSISLNSVVLFRSFRRTKRWNASLIYMVNLASTDFMYGLSLPFLVASYIMRDRWVFGDFMCRLVRFLFYFNLYCSIFFLTCISVHRYLGICHPMKVITLETKKAVKCTCVLVWIVVFALTCPIFRFAQTGHVTRLAGLGGNASSADNPNHEQLLINGNTSQGNWGGMVEEYQNCWDDAIDKEFSDYVPYGIILHLLGFFVPFSIIAWCYSHVVLTIFRTLHSQPSSHRGPREGRREGMDRRERSSPRIVGRERRGSNGLSRALGREEGISIFLGTHSPYANRRRKSIKTIITITLLFALCFFPFHVTRTIFLLLKVTKGVPCHTMTMVSMCYKITRPLASFNAWLNALLYFLTKDKGGAHCCQVVNTTTQQHGGHLLPLRMMGKAENAEEGKVEDVMVNKENKSLHNSTSYTNRAKVRYLVE